CCAGGCTCACCTGATGTGGACAGATTTCGGTACCACCGGAGATCCTCCTGTTGTAGCCGGAACCAACCCTGCTGCTATTTACTACCTCGGACCTCAGATCGAGTTAGAAGCTTATGAAAGCGGTGAACCAGGCGGAGCCCTGACTTTCATCGTGAACACTGCATTCGTTCAGGATATCGTTGATGCTGATTACGGCTCAACCGTTTCCATCCGAGGTGGTGGAATATTCGGTGATGGGTCTGAAGAAATGGCTCTGAAGCTGACCAATATCGGCGGGGATTACTGGAAAGGAACGATTGTCACCGATCAGACCCAATCAGGTGGGACCGCTAAGATTGTGACTATAACAGAGACAGGAACGGGGGTGGATCCGGTTACGATTCCGGATTTTGCAATTACCGGCAACAAAACCATCCGGTTGTTCACCTCCGGTCTTAAAACCACCTATACCGATCCCGTAACGGGTCTTGAACAAACCCGTGATATGAATTGGAATCCGCTCGAAATTGCCAAGGGAGAGTCCAACAACATCGCCGTTCATTTTCGGGTGAATTTAAGTGGAAACGTTTATTTTTCTCGTGAAACAGCAGAAGTCTATGTGCGTGGCTCCATACTGGATGACAGCTGGTCAGTGTTACCAGAAGGCCGTCTGTATCCTGAGGTGCGTCATGATGATCTGACGGGAGGGTATGAAGCCGAAAAATTCTTTTATAGTCGTACGGTACTGGTTGATCCTTCTAAAGCCGGAAAAAATCTGGAGTATAAATTCACCTTCAACTCTGCTGGTTCAACCACCTGGGAAGCAATTTCTAACCGGAAAGTAACCCTCTCTGGAAAAGACACCACCCTCGCATGGGTGTATTGGCCAGGCGGTGGAGACCCTTTTCCTCCTTCTACTGCTACCTATGACATCAATTTCGAAGTGGACCTGTTCAATGCAATCAACACCAATGGATTTGATCCTGCAATCGATACCGTGGTTGTTCGTGCAGGTTACGCTGGTTCATCAGGTGAAATTCAAGAATTGACTCTGACAGCTCCATTATTCGGAACGGTCTATACGGGTACCATGGAAGATTTTGATGGATATAATAACCGGTATGTTGCTTATCAATACTATAAAGTGAACGGAAGCCTGGACCAAGAAGAGTTCTATTTCGATAACTACGATGAAACCGGTATCATCACGGGTCCGAAGTTCCGGAAGATTCTGACACCGGCCGATACAGCCGGATTCCTGCTTGCTTCCGATCTTCTGGACGATGCAGTATCCACACACCGGATGCCATTCTTCAGGAACTTCAATCCTGTCGGTGCAAATACCTCCCTTATTGTTGAGGCGGATCTGATGCCGGCCATATGTTTTGTGACCGTGGGTGAGGGTTCTCTGGAAGACCTGCACGGAGGAAGTCTGGTGATAAATGCGGCCAACATTGCAGATTACCCAGTCTATATCAATGGTCCGGCCACGGGCGGTTGGGCGGATTGGGATTCGGTTTCCCTTGGAGACTCGCGCAGAATGAGTGATGATGGGATCACCAGGGGTGACAAAGTGGCCGGTGACAACATCTGGACCATTACACTTCAATTTGATGCATCATCAACAATTTCGCAAGAATATAAACTGAGTATCGGGGGAGCTGATAATGAAGGCGGTTTCGGAAACAACCATGTGGCCAATCTATTTCCAAAGGATGTGAATAACGTAAGTGTTCAATTCGGAGAAATTCATCCGTCGAGGTATGAGAATCCAGGAACAGGATACTGGGATTTTAGTGATCATATCGGTCCTTGCTCTCCAGGTGTTGGAGTTGATGATGATCCGGCGAAATCAATAAATGACTTCCTTCTTTTGCAAAACTACCCAAACCCATTCAATCCGAGCACGATGATTTCGTTCACCGTTGCCAAGGCGGGTGTTGTTAACTTTACGGTTTACAATGTGCTGGGGCAGGAAGTGGCTGCCTTTGATGCTGAAGTGCCTTCTGCAGGTACACATCAGATTCCGTTCACTGCCCGGAATCTGGCGAGCGGCACTTATCTGGTTAAGTTACAGGTTGGAAACCATACCGATATCATCCGGATTCTGCTGACGAAATAACCCAAGGTTTTTTTCAAAAGAGGGCCTGGTTTCCGGAAGGGAACCGGGCCTTTTTATTTTAACCAGCCAGTCCCGTTAAGAGTGTTTGCACTGGAATCACACCCGTCAAGAATCCTCAACCTGCCATCCCGACGGAAGCGGGGATCTGAGAACAACCCCATTCCGATTATAATTTTCCTTGTCATTCCGGACCTGCTTGTATCTTTTGTTCCAAACCCTTACCTTTTCTTAAGGATAATGTATTCTCTGACTTACATCTGATACCCGATGGAGGTTGTATGAAAAAAACAGTGGTTTCGCTTCTGGTTGTCTTACTGGTAACTCCATTCATTTATACGTTAAACGCCCGTACAACCCCTTCTTTAACGAATCTGGTTGGACAGATGGGTGACAGCTCAGTGATCACCTTTATCGTAAACACGGCTTTTGTACAGGATACCGTCTCTGATTTTTACAAAAACACTGTTTCCATCCGTGGCAGTGGCATTTTCGGTGACTGGTCCTATGACGAGGGTGTAAAGCTGACCAACATTGGCGGTGACTACTGGATGGGAACCCTGACAACCGATCAAAATAATTCAGGTGGAGCGGCTAAGGTGGTAACTTCAACCAACAGTGGCACTGGCTGGGATCGCGTTGAGATCGCTCCATTCGATATTGAAGGTGATGAAACCATTGAAATCTTCACATCCGGACTGAAAGTAAACTATCCGGATCCTGTTACAGGTGACACCATCACCCGTGGAATTGACTGGAATCCGCTTGAAATTGCCAAGGGAGAAACCAACAACATCGCTGTTCACTTCCGTGTTAATTTCGAAGACCTGCAGACTTTTCCAAGAAACACCGCAGAAGTGTATGTGCGTGGTTCCATGCTGGATGACAGCTGGTCGGTTTTACCAGAAGGACGTCTGTATCCGGAAGTCCGTCATGATGACCTCTGTTGCGGCGCTGGAATTTATGAAGCTGACAAGCATTTCTACAGCCGTACCGTTCTGGTAGATCCATCCAAAGCCGGAAAAAATCTGGAATATAAATTCACCTTCAACTCTGCTGGTTCAACCACCTGGGAAGAAATTTCTAACCGGAAGGTAACCCTCTCTGGTAACGATACCACTCTTGCCTGGGTATGGTGGAACAATCAACGCGTAATTTGCATTTGCGAGCCAGCTATTTATGACATCAATTTCGAGGTGGATCTTTTTAATGCCATCAATACCAATGGGTTTGACCCTGCAAAAGACAATGTGGTTGTTCGTGCCGGATATGCAGCCTCAGGACCAAAAATTCAGGAAGTACAACTGGATGCCCCCCTTTTTGGTACCGTTTATAACGGGACACTCGAAGCGTTCGAGGGGGTTCCCAACAAATACGTAGCCTACAAATATTTGAGAATACGGGATGGGGTGGAGCAGGAAGAGTATTATTACGATTTCCTTGATGAAACCGGTACCACCACAGGTCCGAAGTACCGGAAAATTTCCACTCCTGTAGATACCTCTGGCATTCTGATTGCTTCCGATCTTCTGGATGATCCCATATCCACTCATCGGACTCCATTCTTTAGAAATACCGATTCGGTCGGAGTGCCCACCATCCTACGGATAGAAGCTGACATGCGATCGGCTCATTATACCACCAAAACACTGGGAGGCGAGCTTAATGACATTCTGGGAGGTCCCCTGAAGGTGACGGCCGCCAATATTGATACCCTCCCTGTTTTCATTCATGGTCCGGCATCCAGATGGGGGTGGTGGCTTTTATCCATGACACCCTGGTACCCGGATAGCGTTCAGCTGTTTGATGACGGAGTTACCTATGGGGATGCAGTGGCCGGTGATCTGATTTACACCATTGAAATTCCTAAAAACGCAACGAGTCAGATATCTCAGGAGTTTCAACTGAGTATCGGATACGCTGCAAATGAAACAGGACTTACTTTCAACCACGTGGCGAATCTGTTTGCAAAACCTCTGAATGTTCACCGTGTTCAGTTTGGGGTGACGGACCCTAACCGGTATTTCATCCCCGATAAGGGATCGTGGTTTCTGACTTGTGAAAGCGGAAACGGATTCTGTGTAGGTGTCGAAAATGAGACAAATAAAGAAGTTACCGGATTCCGGTTGCAGCAAAACTACCCAAATCCATTCAATCCGAGCACGATGATTCCGTTTACCGTTGCCAAGGCGGGTGTTGTTAACTTTACGGTTTACAATGTGCTGGGGCAGGAAGTGGCGGCCTTTGATGCTGAAGTACCTTCTGCTGGAACACATCAGATTCCGTTCACCGCCCGGAATCTGGCAAGCGGAACTTATCTGGTGAAATTGCAGGTGGGAAACCATACCGATATCATCCGGATTCTGCTGACGAAATAACCCAAAGGGTTTTTTCAAAGGAGGGCCTGATTTCCGGAAGGGAACCGGGCTTTTTTATTTTAACCATCCAGTCCCGTTAAGAGTGTTTGCACTGGAATCACCTCAATCATGAATCATCAACCTGCCATCCCTAAGAAAGTCGGAATCTGGGAATAAAACCGATGCAATTCCAGTTTTTTTCCATTCCGGACCTGCTTGTATCTTTCCCTATAATTGATTACCTTTTTTTAAGAAATTGTTTCCCCGGTATCGTAATTCCATTTCTTACGGAGGTTTTATGAGGCGACTGATCCCATCTTCACTGCTTCTTCTCATCTCAGTTGCCTCATTTGCAGGAAACGATGTTCTTCTAAACTTCTCCCAACCTCCTGATTCTGCCGTCTATGATATATTTTTCGAAGTAGACCTGTTCAATGCCATTAACACCAATGGGTTTGATCCTGCAACCGATACTGTGGTTGTTCGTGCAGGTTACGCTGGTTCATCAGGGGAAATTCAAGAATTGACTCTGAAGGCTCCCTTATTCGGAACTGTCTATACGGGTACCATGGAAGATTTCGCTGGTATTGAAAACAAGTATGTTGCATACAAGTACTACAAAGTGAACGGCAACCTGGATCAGGAAGAATTTTACTTTGACAACTTCGATGAAACCGGTACTATTACAGGTTCGGCTTATCGTAAAATTCTAACTCCCGATGAAAAATCGGGTACATTGAATGCTTCCGATCTACTGGAAGATGCAGTCTCATCCCACCGGATGCCGTATTTCAGGAATACCAACCCGGTTGGTGTTGCCACCTCGCTGGTTATTAAAGTTGACATGTCGATGGCCATAAATTTCCTGGAAAATCTGAACGGAACGCTCGATGATGTTTCCGGTGGTTCATTGGTCATCACAAAAGCCAATTATAAAGAATACCCGATCTACATCAACGGACCTGCCACAGGAGGGTGGGTACCATGGAATCAGGATTCGTTGGGAGAAAACCGCCGGATGAGTGATGATGGAACCACCAAGGGAGACGAAGTGGCTGGTGATAGTATCTGGACCATCACCTTAACCTACGAAGCTTCCGACTTTTCCGGTCAGGAGTACAAATTCAGTATCGGGGGTGCTGATAACGAAGCTGGTAATGGAAACCACCATCTCACAAACCTTGCAGCTAAAGAGGTTAACACTGTTACCAATTGGTTCGGTGATATCGAACCTTCGCGTTACAATGCCGTCGCAGACCAAAATCCTGGTGCTCCTCATGAAGTCCGGTTGCTGCCAAACTATCCGAATCCATTCAATCCGAGCACGATGATTCCTTTCACCGTTGCCAAGGCGGGAATTGTGAACTTTACAGTTTACAATGTGCTGGGGCAGGTGGTTTCAACCTTCAATTATGACGCTAAATCTGCAGGTCTGCACTCGGTTAACTTCCAGGCTAACAACCTGGCAACCGGTTCTTACCTGGTTAAGATGACTGCCGGCAATTTCAACAAGACCATCAAGATGGTATTCGCGAAATAAGCCAACCGGGGTTTAACCCTCTTAAAGCCGGATTCCTGCAAGGGGATCCGGCTTTTTTTTTGCACTACTTTTACTCCATGGGGTTTTATTTTTCAATGGTTCTATTGGCTTGATATGAATGAATTTCAACCACATAGTGGAGAAATCATATCAGTCAACTGGTTAAAGATGTCAGGGCTACGCCCCTTAAATACAAACCACGATATTGCCGAATAACAATGATTTCAATGTTTCACTACGGAGATGTCAGGGCTACGCCCCTTAAAAGGCAAATTCCAATGGCAGAACCTCCCATATTTTCAAGGAAACGTTCATGAAAACCAGAGAAGATCAGGTCAATGAAGGAATTTGAGCCACGTAGTGGTGACATCTTCGTAGCACGGAAGTGCATACAGGAAGCATTGAGCCACGTAGCGGTGACATCTCATCAGACAGTTGGTAAAAGATGTCAGGGCTTCGCCTCTGATAATAGAAAACTCAGAACCTGAAAATCATCCGGGTTCCGCCTGTTGCGATTGACGAAATAACACAAAGGTTTTTTTTTCAAAAGAGGGCCTGGTTTCCGGAAGGGAACCGGGCCTTTTTTATTTAGTCCCGATACCTGTGGTTTCCTGCCGGATTGAGTTGACCGATGCGGTTCTTTTTGATATTTTACCTTTTTTTACATGGGATACACAATGACCCGGGTTTTACTGGCACTTGTTCTGGTAGTAAGCATGGCCGGCTGTGTGCGCCACAGTCCGAACCGAATCATCATCTGGAATCAGATGCAGCCCATGGAACGGGATATTCTGGATAAACATCTGGCCTTGTTTGGTCAGAAATATCCTGACTGGGAATTTAAGCAACTCTATTATGAAACCGAGGAACTCAGAACCAATTATCTGATCGCCGCTCTCGGTGGCAGTGGTCCGACCATGATCCACGGTCCATCCGACCAGATTCCCCCCATGCTGGAACTGGACGTGCTTCGGCCCATGGAAGACTTGTTTGATTCGTCCTTCCTGTCATTGTTCATCGATACCACCGTCAATACACTGACATGGCTGAAAAATCCGCGATCGGGTGAAACGCATCTGTACCAGATTGCCGATCAGGTGGGCAATCACCTTTGTCTGATTTACAACAAGAAACTGATCGCCACGCCTCCCGATTCTCTGAGTGAATTGCTGGAACTCTCGAAACGAATGACTATCGATCAGGATGGGGATGGCCGTCCTGAGCAGTATGGCATTGTGTGGAATTACATCGAACCCTACTTCTTCTTTCCGTTTTTTACCGGTTACGGCGGACGGATTTTTGATGAAAACCGGAATCCGCAACTGAACTCACAGGCTGCCATTGAATCCATCCGGCTGATTGATGCCATGCGGAACACGTACCGGATCATTCCGCTGGAAAGCAATTACGATCTGGCCAAGTCGATGTTTAAAGAAGGCCGGTCAGCGATGATCATTGACGGACCGTGGTCATGGGGAGATTACATCAAATCGGGAATGGATATCGGCATTGCGCGGATCCCTTACATTGAA
Above is a genomic segment from Bacteroidota bacterium containing:
- a CDS encoding T9SS type A sorting domain-containing protein, producing MWTDFGTTGDPPVVAGTNPAAIYYLGPQIELEAYESGEPGGALTFIVNTAFVQDIVDADYGSTVSIRGGGIFGDGSEEMALKLTNIGGDYWKGTIVTDQTQSGGTAKIVTITETGTGVDPVTIPDFAITGNKTIRLFTSGLKTTYTDPVTGLEQTRDMNWNPLEIAKGESNNIAVHFRVNLSGNVYFSRETAEVYVRGSILDDSWSVLPEGRLYPEVRHDDLTGGYEAEKFFYSRTVLVDPSKAGKNLEYKFTFNSAGSTTWEAISNRKVTLSGKDTTLAWVYWPGGGDPFPPSTATYDINFEVDLFNAINTNGFDPAIDTVVVRAGYAGSSGEIQELTLTAPLFGTVYTGTMEDFDGYNNRYVAYQYYKVNGSLDQEEFYFDNYDETGIITGPKFRKILTPADTAGFLLASDLLDDAVSTHRMPFFRNFNPVGANTSLIVEADLMPAICFVTVGEGSLEDLHGGSLVINAANIADYPVYINGPATGGWADWDSVSLGDSRRMSDDGITRGDKVAGDNIWTITLQFDASSTISQEYKLSIGGADNEGGFGNNHVANLFPKDVNNVSVQFGEIHPSRYENPGTGYWDFSDHIGPCSPGVGVDDDPAKSINDFLLLQNYPNPFNPSTMISFTVAKAGVVNFTVYNVLGQEVAAFDAEVPSAGTHQIPFTARNLASGTYLVKLQVGNHTDIIRILLTK
- a CDS encoding T9SS type A sorting domain-containing protein: MKKTVVSLLVVLLVTPFIYTLNARTTPSLTNLVGQMGDSSVITFIVNTAFVQDTVSDFYKNTVSIRGSGIFGDWSYDEGVKLTNIGGDYWMGTLTTDQNNSGGAAKVVTSTNSGTGWDRVEIAPFDIEGDETIEIFTSGLKVNYPDPVTGDTITRGIDWNPLEIAKGETNNIAVHFRVNFEDLQTFPRNTAEVYVRGSMLDDSWSVLPEGRLYPEVRHDDLCCGAGIYEADKHFYSRTVLVDPSKAGKNLEYKFTFNSAGSTTWEEISNRKVTLSGNDTTLAWVWWNNQRVICICEPAIYDINFEVDLFNAINTNGFDPAKDNVVVRAGYAASGPKIQEVQLDAPLFGTVYNGTLEAFEGVPNKYVAYKYLRIRDGVEQEEYYYDFLDETGTTTGPKYRKISTPVDTSGILIASDLLDDPISTHRTPFFRNTDSVGVPTILRIEADMRSAHYTTKTLGGELNDILGGPLKVTAANIDTLPVFIHGPASRWGWWLLSMTPWYPDSVQLFDDGVTYGDAVAGDLIYTIEIPKNATSQISQEFQLSIGYAANETGLTFNHVANLFAKPLNVHRVQFGVTDPNRYFIPDKGSWFLTCESGNGFCVGVENETNKEVTGFRLQQNYPNPFNPSTMIPFTVAKAGVVNFTVYNVLGQEVAAFDAEVPSAGTHQIPFTARNLASGTYLVKLQVGNHTDIIRILLTK
- a CDS encoding T9SS type A sorting domain-containing protein, translated to MRRLIPSSLLLLISVASFAGNDVLLNFSQPPDSAVYDIFFEVDLFNAINTNGFDPATDTVVVRAGYAGSSGEIQELTLKAPLFGTVYTGTMEDFAGIENKYVAYKYYKVNGNLDQEEFYFDNFDETGTITGSAYRKILTPDEKSGTLNASDLLEDAVSSHRMPYFRNTNPVGVATSLVIKVDMSMAINFLENLNGTLDDVSGGSLVITKANYKEYPIYINGPATGGWVPWNQDSLGENRRMSDDGTTKGDEVAGDSIWTITLTYEASDFSGQEYKFSIGGADNEAGNGNHHLTNLAAKEVNTVTNWFGDIEPSRYNAVADQNPGAPHEVRLLPNYPNPFNPSTMIPFTVAKAGIVNFTVYNVLGQVVSTFNYDAKSAGLHSVNFQANNLATGSYLVKMTAGNFNKTIKMVFAK
- a CDS encoding extracellular solute-binding protein — translated: MTRVLLALVLVVSMAGCVRHSPNRIIIWNQMQPMERDILDKHLALFGQKYPDWEFKQLYYETEELRTNYLIAALGGSGPTMIHGPSDQIPPMLELDVLRPMEDLFDSSFLSLFIDTTVNTLTWLKNPRSGETHLYQIADQVGNHLCLIYNKKLIATPPDSLSELLELSKRMTIDQDGDGRPEQYGIVWNYIEPYFFFPFFTGYGGRIFDENRNPQLNSQAAIESIRLIDAMRNTYRIIPLESNYDLAKSMFKEGRSAMIIDGPWSWGDYIKSGMDIGIARIPYIESSGKWPAPIVATRGYSLNPNMTPEQTEKAVELLKYLNSPEVQLEMSLANFTIPSRKEAFFSPEIQNNPIMKASIDQISVGTPMPLITEIRAVWDGMRPGYQSIFGNPPNTPEKAAEMMQERTTTLIKDFRK